One Coffea eugenioides isolate CCC68of chromosome 2, Ceug_1.0, whole genome shotgun sequence genomic window, GGCATGTTTTGGGGGCTCTGAACTACCATTGTGGTGATAGTATATGGTAGAGACAGAATGGAATACCTATTTTGAAACCGGCTTTGTTTAATCTCCCCAAATCTACGGTAATTTTGGTAGTAATTTTCTTCAGTTCCGGTTTGGAACTGATTTTTGCAATTCACACTGGCATCTTCaccatttatttgctttcaatTCTCTTCCCCGCATATACTTTTTGAGAATGACCCAATTAGTCAGGACACAGGGGACGTATACCCACGTATCCCAGAAAAAAATATTTAGCTTGTCTGCACTTGCCCATTTCTAGTGCGCATAGGAGATATTTTAGCAGCAACTCATGGTATATATGCATCGTGTTAACTAAATGAATATCAAACTAATTTTCTAAGTATTAGATAGTTGATAAGTTTGTGAGCTGTTAGCTTAAATTGATCCGTATATTAATGCCTGTTATCTGTGAATAGGGTATTTGTTCCTACACTTTAATTTTGTGTAAGAAATTTGATCAGTTGGGAGATTTACATATTAAGCACCACTGctatttttcttgagttattgCAATTGGATTACTGAAATTATATGGCCCCTGTGATATGTTGGGCCAAGCTGGTGGAATATCGATTATTTACAGCGGCTGTTGTTGTTGTACTTGAGCTGCCTTTCttaattagtgaagttttattgGGTGGGCTCGCGAAATTTTAATTAGTCCTACGCAGCGGTTGCAAATTGAGGACCATTTAGCTGTGACTCATTTGGTTTTGAATGCAACATAAGCTGGCCTTATTCGAAACTTGGCTCTAGTTCTTATGTGAAGCTGTTTTGGACCTGTGAGAGTTTTGTCCCATAATATGATAACCTGACCTGAATTTCACTTTctattttggaactgttttatTTGCTTGGTACATTAAAATGGATGATATTTTGTGAACATTTTATGCGTAAAGCCTGGTAATAGCATTTTAAAAAGTACCTTGTACATATTTTTAGGATTGTGATGCCCCCTGTGACTCGGAGTGCTTCGAAGGGTAAGGCCCAACTATTGTGACAATTAATTATTAAAAATTCTGATCAGAAACAGCTGTAGTGCTCGGCTTTTTAACATCCTTATTTACAGCTTTGCAAACGACTAGGGGTGCTATCCGTTGTTCTTTATATTCGGCTACGGGAGAAAACGATTTGCGTCTTTGTATAACAAACTACTTCAAGGTGAGTTATAACTGACTAGGTGAAAAATTTCTGTAGATGTTGTCCCAATATTGGCTTAGATTGTATCTAATTTCCCGTTTAAGGCGACCCTAAgcctgttttctggttttgactttcctaaagaaaacaaagatgCCCAAACCAAAAGGTCCTAAGGAACGTATCAATTTCACGCCGAAGATGGAAACTGCCATTGCTGAACAGCTTCTGAACATGCATAGGAATGGGGAAATATCATCACAGACCATCGGGAGCCACGCTGTCCCTCAGATTACTAGGATGCTCACTGAGACTTTCGGGGTTTCATTCCCCCGCGATACTATTCGGTCGAAGTACTATGCGCTTCAGAACTTAACTAGGCTTTATATTTCGTTCAAGAAGCGTGGCACTGGTATGGGCTGGGACTCAACCAACTTCACCTTCATGATGGATGATGAGCGATGGAGTCATCTACTTCAGGTATAATACTTAGTCCTATCCTTTAGCTTATACGCTGTTATCgttatatattttcttttataagCTTGGTTTATAGAATTTTGGTAGGTTTTTTGACCATTATTAGTTGTATGTATTGTTCAGCTGTGGAATTTGCCTTATTTATTTGTAAAAGTTGTTTGTTCCTAACAGCTGTTGTGTTAAATTGTTAATTGGGCTTTTGCTTATTTTTAAAAcctgttttcttcttttgtagGTCAACCAGGGATACAATAGATTTAGGAACCGGTGTTGTCTGGTCTTCCATTTGCTTGAAGAAGTCTTCATGAATCAGGGGGCTACTGGGGATTTTAGCGCCGGCTTTGGAGTATCGCCCCTCAATTCGGGCGATGAATTGGAAATGGAACACGCTGCGAGCAGAGGTAGGGGCAAGGGGGTTGTGGATGTCGATTCATCAGATGGAGGAGATGCCGTTCCTGTGACCCGGAAAGGGAAAGAGAAGGTTAAGAAGGGCAAAGGAAAGCGCAAATCGGGGGACATGTCAACTGAGTCATTCTTTGCGCCATCCTCCCCCCAATTCCAGAAATACGTCCGGGTTTTAGACAGCATCGAGACACGATTGAGCGGTAAAGGGAGCTCTGGGATCTCCGGTTCGGTCTCTTCTCCTGCTAAGAGCAAACAGGCTCCAGTTGATGAAGACGAGGAGCTGGTGGCTGCTTTGGCCACTTTGAGCAGTCTGAATTTGGACCGAAGTGTGCGCTTCCAAATGGCTGACCTGCTAAGGAATCGGCATGAGCGTCTCATTTGGTTCTTATGCGCGGACGACGAGGACCGCCTTGCCTTTGTCAGACATCGAGGCTTCCTCCCCCCCCCCTTAGCATGTCGTTCAATCCAGCCCAAAACTATTGCAGCAGCCTTCGTCTTAGTTTTCCCCATGCCTTAAATGGATTTGATCTATTCGTTTGGATTTATGTACTTGGAGTTGACATTGGCCTGTGTTATTCATTTCTTTACTGTACCGTGGACCCaatttagtgttttttttttcttgtgagaTGAAGTTGAGGTTACAAAAATTTCGGATGATTTATTTGGTTGCGTTTATAAATGTTGGTTGAATTGTTTACTATATATTATTTGTTGGGAATGGTGCAaggattttcatttttcatgacAGGAGTTGCCGCTACATTTTTTTGTGAGCTGATGGTCATCTTTGTTTGTATATTTTTTAACATTTGGAGCTGGTTCAGGTTATTTCTGAATACCATCTGCATGTTCAGGGACCATCGTGTGTTAAATAATTTGAGTGTGCTTCTCAATATTGGTTGCAGTAGTGCTTCTCAGTATTGGTTGTTAGGAAATAGTGCAATGCCGTATATATTAGGGAGCCATGTTcctaaattaattttattggCATCATTTAATATCTATTCTTTGGGTTTTTCTGTTATCACATTCACACAGGGGCCTATTATCATTTTATCCTTGTGCCATTCAGGGAATGTTTACATAATTTACTTGTGCTTGCATAGCAATATTGGCTGATGTTCACTAAATATCAATTGTGGCCCCGTAAAAGTACAATGGCTAATATTTTGTGTACTCATAGTTGCCATATAAATTTTTTGGTTTTCGTgttttctagtattaattaCTCACAGTTATTTTCTCAGATAGCTAGGTTAATGTCTGCTAATTTAAACTCCTTATTCAGTTATTttcaaaataatatttgaaCTTGTTTGCTACACACTGTACGATATTTACTTATTCAACTTGTGAGTCTTTATATGAAATGGTTGaacttgtttaattatttcaCCTGTGTACAAGGATagttgacattttttttttccattataTTATTGGCATTCCCCAAATGTGCCTGTGAGTGTTTATAATTATTAAGTGaacttatatataaaataaactTGTTAGGAGATTTACTTATTGCACTTTTGACACTTTGTAATAAATGGTTGaacttgtttaattatttcaCTTGTTTAATCTATGATTAAGAATATTTTAGGTTATTTTAGGCATAGGGTTTTGtctatttttttcttcatattgaGGATATTGCTATTAATTTATTTGTGAGTGTTTATaattgacgggtattttacatacgtgcaagctaaaaaataccgaattacacccgttcactgcaagtatacagatcaactagtagtttagggtatatatcgggtcgatcccacagggaagagtgaacaattaccggtattactaaagtttctttattatttagactatcaatgaattataacaaatttaacctactgaaattatacaaaataacaaataaaaactccttaggttgtggtatccctaactactcatgcaagtgctatatttggatcattaattactacatctaggctaattatggtgtaatttccttatgcatttgaatcctactttcgtagtgaatcaattatacttataactaatccatacctattctcatggttatgaaattagttacaagttcatttcttcagtgaaattacatgaaatgaatcactaaaaaccacataggtgcacctctactttcgtgagtgtactccctatgtttagcacttattgaactaatgttaaatctcaattttcattgcagaaataacaccttagataatcacaattaatggtaccatattaatcatgatttaaagagttaaagtgctaaataacttgctcaaatcatagcagttaaatagccaaatgataaacactaacaatcataaaaagttcaaccaaacccaaggtataaactttaaagacacatattaaatataaaatccagaaattgcatattaactatatttaagaatccaatacaaaagataaagagttggagaagagataacccatgtcacttgagcttcaacttctctttcttcatctccattttcatcctaatctagccattatacaagaatggatgaactacacttactacactaaggaaatggaagaactacatttctgcactcctcaagcttctcccgtatattTCCCCCTATCTCAGACCACccaaaatgtctctgcatataaactgcttaagagctccatttttccaagtcaaattccacattttgattcccaaatctcaactttgttaggatagtcaataacaaatgtttttgacttgaaaataagccaccttgtctgcccttttgtcttctgaagcatgtgcaccgaattctcttgcaacttatagctggaaagtggtatgaacacaagagattgactgagcaaattgcagaatttcggccagaa contains:
- the LOC113759504 gene encoding uncharacterized protein LOC113759504, giving the protein METAIAEQLLNMHRNGEISSQTIGSHAVPQITRMLTETFGVSFPRDTIRSKYYALQNLTRLYISFKKRGTGMGWDSTNFTFMMDDERWSHLLQVNQGYNRFRNRCCLVFHLLEEVFMNQGATGDFSAGFGVSPLNSGDELEMEHAASRGRGKGVVDVDSSDGGDAVPVTRKGKEKVKKGKGKRKSGDMSTESFFAPSSPQFQKYVRVLDSIETRLSGKGSSGISGSVSSPAKSKQAPVDEDEELVAALATLSSLNLDRSVRFQMADLLRNRHERLIWFLCADDEDRLAFVRHRGFLPPPLACRSIQPKTIAAAFVLVFPMP